In Primulina eburnea isolate SZY01 chromosome 3, ASM2296580v1, whole genome shotgun sequence, one DNA window encodes the following:
- the LOC140825769 gene encoding myosin-binding protein 7-like, giving the protein MESEDSHQASFKCCDCGCSCSDMNLAGEYTRSVKRKIEELEEESVFTIPGFVVPQNARIGIDNECMALRETVSNQQQTIQDLISELDEERNASSSATSEAMSMILKLQREKADIQMEARQFKRFAEEKMAHDQEELLTLDDLLYKREQVIQSLTFEVQACKHRMTSYGITDVGTYEDEGMSRNTSMTENFEGQFEFPPYEIFYPPLKCKLNESQVYPDGDDETVDVEKYAFGETPGSKDQLKDLEYRIGQLEKSSRTIQPDGEYIEEIDVLEKVVNDHSPREAGNIREFSTDCSNLMSKDMGLDSTPDSPNSGSSFKKMGFLHMEENLNPGKVDNASEVGDDMSDRVYTIDSIHQASLEGVIDHRTASGICGNDLSVMSKESPNHSEGRDLEIQKLYARLHALEADRESMRQAIVTIGSKNAQLVLLKEIAQNLCKEMSPAGRMTGRKQLVNRTFSFLSIFKWILSFILWRRKTHRCKYSLGLSANNAGLLMLLDRSPRVGQWRSISST; this is encoded by the exons ATGGAGTCGGAGGATTCCCATCAAGCATCATTCAAATGTTGCGATTGCGGATGCAGTTGCTCGGATATGAATCTTGCGGGGGAATACACGAGGTCTGTGAAACGAAAAATTGAAGAACTCGAGGAGGAAAGCGTTTTCACTATCCCTGGTTTTGTTGTTCCCCAGAATGCCCGTATAGGTATCGATAATGAATGTATGGCACTACGTGAAACAGTCAGCAACCAGCAACAGACCATTCAGGATCTCATTTCTGAGTTAGATGAGGAGAGAAATGCCTCATCTTCTGCTACCAGTGAGGCCATGTCTATGATTCTGAAGTTGCAAAGGGAGAAGGCAGATATTCAGATGGAAGCAAGGCAGTTCAAGAGGTTTGCAGAGGAGAAAATGGCTCATGATCAGGAGGAATTGTTGACATTGGATGATTTGTTGTATAAGAGAGAGCAGGTCATTCAGTCTCTTACGTTTGAAGTGCAGGCCTGTAAACACAGGATGACCAGTTATGGGATCACTGATGTTGGAACCTATGAAGATGAGGGTATGAGCCGAAACACTAGCATGACTGAGAACTTTGAGGGCCAATTTGAGTTTCCTCCTTATGAGATTTTTTACCCTCCACTCAAGTGCAAATTGAACGAGTCCCAAGTTTATCCTGATGGTGATGATGAAACTGTTGATGTTGAGAAATATGCATTTGGAGAAACTCCTGGATCGAAGGATCAATTGAAGGATTTAGAATATCGTATTGGTCAATTGGAGAAAAGTTCAAGGACCATTCAGCCTGATGGGGAATACATTGAAGAAATAGATGTGCTTGAAAAGGTAGTGAACGATCACTCTCCTAGGGAGGCCGGGAATATTCGAGAGTTCTCAACTGACTGTTCAAACCTGATGAGTAAAGACATGGGCCTAGATTCTACCCCAGATTCTCCAAATTCTGGTAGCAGTTTTAAGAAGATGGGCTTTCTACATATGGAGGAGAATTTGAATCCGGGGAAGGTTGATAATGCATCAGAAGTTGGAGATGACATGAGCGACAGGGTTTACACTATTGATTCTATTCATCAGGCATCACTGGAAGGTGTCATAGATCACAGGACTGCATCTGGTATCTGCGGTAATGACTTATCGGTTATGTCTAAGGAGTCACCAAATCATTCTGAAGGCCGGGACCTGGAGATCCAGAAGCTCTATGCCAGGCTTCATGCTCTTGAGGCTGACAGAGAATCAATGAGGCAAGCAATTGTAACCATTGGGAGCAAAAATGCACAACTGGTATTGTTGAAGGAGATAGCTCAAAACTTATGTAAAGAAATGTCACCAGCAGGGAGAATGACAGGGAGGAAGCAATTGGTGAATAGGACTTTTTCCTTCCTATCAATATTCAAG TGGAtactttcttttattttatggAGAAGAAAAACACACAGATGCAA GTACTCAC